The following are from one region of the Anabas testudineus chromosome 2, fAnaTes1.2, whole genome shotgun sequence genome:
- the LOC113164496 gene encoding ADP-ribosyl cyclase/cyclic ADP-ribose hydrolase 1-like, with product MEHEASGPVEKTRKRRGVPICVAVCLVVVVVVLAVALALVRRKASSPRQAPLARKPSDNLKATFIARCKTFKGYDCEKIWNAFTLAYVGRDPCKVPLEAYDPLIAAAPFKPACNRMIFWSKTEDVVHDFTSKRDCFITLEDTLLGSVLKGWTWCGKKGSKETFTTNCPGWTGCENNPFRSFWKRAWAAFSDVACGDVTVMLNGSISTPFSSASILARIQVKRFNPQTMRSLNVILVTQKNPVANCENASLKKLKKELGNRIKYTCKEVAESQIKKCSSNPEKSCRACW from the exons atggAGCATGAAGCGAGTGGCCCAGTGGAGAAGACACGGAAGAGACGCGGCGTCCCTATTTGTGTCGCCGTTTGTCTTGTAGTCGTGGTCGTCGTCTTGGCGGTTGCGCTGGCGCTGGTGCGCCGTAAGGCATCGTCGCCCCGTCAAGCACCGTTGGCCCGTAAGCCATCAGACAACCTAAAGGCAACTTTTATTGCGAGGTGTAAGACATTCAAAGG ttatgACTGTGAAAAAATCTGGAATGCATTTACACTGGCCTATGTTGGACGGGACCCTTGTAAAGTGCCATTGGAAGCCTACGACCCCCTCATTGCTGCAGCCCCCTTCAAACCTGCATGCAACAGA aTGATTTTCTGGAGCAAAACAGAGGACGTGGTCCATGACTTCACAAGCAAGAGAGATTGTTTTATCACCCTGGAGGACACACTGTTGGGATCTGTACTGAAAGGCTGGACCTGGTGTGGAAAGAAGGGCAGCAAAG AAACATTCACTACCAACTGCCCGGGATGGACAGGGTGTGAAAACAACCCTTTTCGCTCATTTTGGAAACGAGCCTGGGCAGCT TTTTCAGATGTTGCCTGTGGTGATGTCACAGTAATGCTGAACGGCTCCATCAGCACACCTTTCAGCTCTGCGAG TATTTTGGCAAGGATCCAGGTGAAGAGGTTCAATCCCCAAACAATGAGGAGCCTGAATGTTATTCTGGTCACACAGAAGAACCCTGT aGCAAACTGTGAGAatgcatctttaaaaaaattaaagaaagagCTGGGTAATAGAATTAAATACACCTGCAAGGAAGTGGCTGA ATCTCAGATCAAGAAGTGCAGCTCCAATCCAGAGAAATCATGCAGAGCCTGTTGGTGA
- the impa2 gene encoding inositol monophosphatase 2, translating to MNMSDPWQECMDHCVEVTKKAGKMICEALQKDIAIMQKSSPVDLVTETDQKVEQLIISSIKEKYPTHSFIGEESVAAGAPSVLTDNPTWIIDPIDGTTNFVHRFPFVSVSIGFTVKKEIEFGIVYSCIEDKMYTARKGKGAFCNGVPIKVSGQEDISQSLVLTEMGFKKDPEQFKTMLANIKTILTIPVHGIRSPGSAAVNMCLVACGSADAYYHMGIHCWDMAGGAAVVTEAGGVIMDISGGPFDLMSRRLIVASSRAIAERIAKEIIEFHVGRDDTDGL from the exons aTGAACATGAGTGATCCCTGGCAGGAGTGTATGGACCACTGTGTGGAGGTCACCAAAAAGGCAGGGAAG ATGATCTGTGAAGCGCTTCAGAAGGACATCGCCATCATGCAGAAAAGCTCACCAGTCGACCTGGTGACTGAGACGGACCAGAAAGTGGAGCAGCTTATTATATCTTCCATCAAGGAAAAGTACCCCACACACAG CTTTATAGGAGAGGAGTCAGTAGCAGCAGGTGCCCCAAGTGTTCTCACAGATAATCCAACTTGGATCATCGACCCCATTGATGGTACTACCAACTTTGTTCACAG GTTCCCATTTGTGTCTGTATCAATCGGCTTCACTGTGAAGAAAGAG ATAGAGTTTGGAATTGTCTACAGCTGCATTGAGGACAAAATGTACACAGCACGGAAAGGGAAAGGAGCATTTTGCAATGGTGTCCCTATCAAAGTATCTGGACAAGAAG ATATTAGTCAGTCTCTGGTACTGACGGAAATGGGGTTCAAAAAGGATCCTGAGCAATTCAAAACAATGTTGGCCAACATCAAGACCATCCTCACCATCCCTGTACATGG AATCCGCTCTCCGGGCAGTGCAGCTGTCAACATGTGTTTGGTGGCGTGCGGCTCGGCTGATGCCTACTACCACATGGGCATCCACTGCTGGGACATGGCTGGAGGGGCAGCGGTTGTTACAGAGGCTGGAGGCGTTATCATGGACATTTCGG GTGGACCATTTGATCTGATGTCCCGGAGGCTAATCGTGGCCAGCAGCAGAGCGATAGCAGAACGCATTGCTAAAGAGATCATAGAGTTTCACGTGGGCAGGGATGACACAGATGGTTTGTGA